From Pseudothermotoga thermarum DSM 5069, a single genomic window includes:
- a CDS encoding flavin reductase family protein gives MIFLEKVEKYIFHYPANVAIICCEFEGRINLMTAAWHTQLSHDPPLYGVSISPKRLTHDIIMSSKEFTVNFLRYDQSRLAAFFGKTSGRDIDKTNVFDVYLMQGKNVKAPILKDGYAAYECKVTDLRKTGDHTFFIGLIVGVHYDPNAFATVLNVQPTLYLGMDNYVTIDLSSKRIHDEKQVKDYLSKWVQGA, from the coding sequence ATGATATTTTTGGAGAAGGTGGAAAAGTACATTTTTCATTATCCTGCAAATGTAGCGATAATATGCTGTGAATTTGAAGGACGAATCAATTTGATGACAGCAGCGTGGCACACTCAGCTTTCACACGATCCACCACTTTATGGTGTCTCAATTTCACCAAAGAGATTAACTCACGATATAATAATGAGCTCAAAAGAATTTACTGTCAACTTTTTAAGGTACGATCAAAGCAGACTAGCTGCGTTCTTTGGAAAGACATCCGGGCGTGATATAGACAAAACAAACGTCTTCGATGTATACTTGATGCAAGGAAAGAACGTCAAGGCACCCATTTTAAAAGACGGTTACGCAGCATACGAATGTAAAGTGACTGATCTTCGCAAGACGGGTGATCACACTTTCTTCATAGGTTTGATCGTTGGTGTGCATTACGATCCAAACGCATTCGCAACTGTTCTCAACGTTCAACCAACACTTTACCTTGGCATGGACAATTACGTCACAATAGATCTATCCAGCAAAAGAATTCATGACGAAAAACAAGTTAAAGATT
- the hemW gene encoding radical SAM family heme chaperone HemW, with protein MQAFEYGLYIHVPFCKSRCTYCDFVSYTDFSLVKEYFEAVKIELEMWSKELEMPKVTSIYVGGGTPSDVDFEYLSEILLEVEKLFALDNPEITVEINPKCSFIEKLAESKVNRISVGLQAADDNVLKKVKRRHSVSDFKKTWEIVCKYFENTNVDFIVGLPAESDLTILNNIEIVRTYKPKHVAVYVLEKENDIRKTLEDEAVCERYERFLQALEEMGYVRYEISNFSLPGYECKHNMKYWKNENYVGVGVSAGGHIGFTRYVNTKDLKLYIKMMKAGKHPYEYYQQNDPFQEAKETIFMGLRIAEGVDLEKIKKLLPELNVRNLVEGLYDFVEFDEKHLRLSKKGMNQSGWVIGEIVRRLNDHRFGMGGDRR; from the coding sequence GTGCAAGCTTTTGAGTATGGTTTGTACATTCACGTGCCTTTTTGTAAAAGCAGGTGCACATACTGCGATTTTGTTTCATACACGGATTTCTCTTTGGTAAAAGAGTATTTCGAAGCGGTTAAAATTGAGCTTGAAATGTGGTCAAAAGAGCTTGAAATGCCAAAAGTTACAAGCATTTACGTAGGTGGTGGAACACCCAGCGACGTTGATTTTGAATATCTTTCAGAAATTCTTTTGGAAGTCGAAAAGCTTTTTGCTCTAGACAATCCGGAAATCACGGTTGAAATTAACCCAAAGTGCAGTTTTATCGAGAAATTGGCTGAAAGCAAGGTTAACAGGATAAGTGTGGGGCTTCAAGCAGCAGATGACAACGTGTTGAAGAAAGTCAAACGAAGGCACAGCGTGAGTGATTTCAAAAAAACATGGGAAATTGTTTGCAAGTACTTTGAAAACACTAACGTAGATTTCATCGTTGGTCTACCAGCAGAAAGTGATTTGACGATTTTAAACAACATAGAAATTGTAAGGACTTATAAGCCCAAACATGTGGCTGTGTACGTTTTGGAAAAAGAGAACGATATAAGAAAAACCTTAGAAGATGAAGCTGTTTGCGAAAGATATGAAAGGTTTTTACAAGCTCTGGAGGAAATGGGATACGTAAGGTACGAAATATCAAACTTCTCACTTCCAGGATATGAATGCAAACACAATATGAAATACTGGAAAAATGAAAATTACGTAGGGGTTGGCGTGTCAGCGGGTGGACATATCGGCTTCACAAGGTACGTCAACACAAAAGATTTAAAGTTATACATAAAAATGATGAAGGCGGGTAAACATCCCTACGAGTATTACCAACAAAACGATCCTTTTCAAGAGGCAAAAGAAACGATCTTCATGGGACTTAGAATTGCTGAAGGAGTTGATTTGGAAAAAATCAAAAAACTTCTGCCAGAATTGAATGTGAGAAACTTGGTTGAAGGTCTTTATGACTTTGTTGAATTTGATGAAAAACACCTTAGATTGTCGAAAAAAGGTATGAATCAATCAGGATGGGTCATCGGCGAAATTGTACGAAGGTTGAACGATCATCGCTTCGGCATGGGAGGTGATCGAAGATGA
- the gatB gene encoding Asp-tRNA(Asn)/Glu-tRNA(Gln) amidotransferase subunit GatB — protein sequence MRFKTVIGLEIHVQLSTKTKAFCSCRADVFDLPPNTAICPVCTGQPGALPVVNKAMVEYATKIALALNCTINRYSRFDRKNYFYPDLPKGYQISQYFYPLARNGYLDIDVDGTVKRIRIRRLHMEEDAGKLIHEGDSITQAQYSLVDMNRCGVPLVEIVTEPDLSSPKEARIFTEKLRSILRYLGVSTGDMEKGALRCDANISVIDLERNVQSNRVEVKNMNSFKFIEKALEYEEARIIEALQKGENVEQETRGWDLSTKTTVSMRGKEEESDYRYFPEPDIPPVIISEEMIENLRKSLPELPDQKVERFIREYGIPKYDAIVLTADKNIADFYEECAKATGRPKEVGNWIMTEMFREMKESEVEELKITPKHFVELFELMDSGKISIKVAKEIFPEMFRTGKMPSQLVEEKGLIQINDAALIEEIAKKVLMENQKAVEQYKAGKKGVMGFFVGQIMKETKGRANPNLVNEILKKLLEG from the coding sequence ATGAGGTTTAAAACTGTGATCGGTCTTGAAATTCACGTTCAACTTTCAACGAAAACAAAAGCTTTCTGTTCTTGTAGAGCGGATGTTTTTGATCTCCCACCGAACACCGCAATCTGCCCTGTTTGCACTGGTCAACCCGGTGCACTGCCTGTTGTCAACAAAGCCATGGTTGAGTACGCTACAAAAATCGCTCTTGCTTTGAACTGTACGATAAATCGTTATTCTCGATTTGATAGGAAAAATTACTTCTATCCGGATCTTCCAAAGGGTTACCAAATTTCGCAATACTTTTATCCTCTTGCGAGAAATGGTTATTTGGACATCGATGTTGATGGAACCGTCAAGAGAATAAGGATCAGAAGGCTTCACATGGAAGAGGATGCCGGTAAGCTTATTCACGAAGGCGATTCAATCACACAGGCTCAGTATTCACTTGTGGATATGAATCGATGCGGTGTTCCCCTTGTTGAAATTGTGACAGAACCAGACCTTTCTTCTCCAAAGGAAGCAAGGATTTTTACCGAAAAACTTAGATCGATCTTGAGATACCTTGGCGTCAGCACCGGAGACATGGAAAAGGGAGCTTTAAGGTGCGATGCCAACATCTCTGTGATCGATCTTGAGAGAAATGTGCAGAGCAACAGAGTGGAAGTAAAGAACATGAATTCGTTTAAATTCATAGAAAAAGCTTTGGAATACGAAGAAGCCAGAATCATTGAGGCTCTGCAAAAAGGTGAAAACGTTGAGCAGGAAACCAGAGGATGGGACTTGTCAACGAAAACAACTGTTTCGATGAGAGGAAAAGAAGAGGAAAGCGACTACAGATACTTCCCGGAACCAGATATTCCACCCGTGATAATAAGCGAAGAGATGATCGAGAATTTAAGAAAATCCCTACCAGAGCTTCCCGATCAAAAGGTTGAAAGATTCATTAGAGAGTACGGTATACCAAAGTACGACGCCATCGTTCTCACAGCGGACAAAAATATAGCTGATTTTTATGAAGAATGCGCCAAAGCGACTGGGAGGCCAAAAGAGGTTGGTAATTGGATCATGACAGAAATGTTCAGAGAAATGAAGGAAAGCGAGGTTGAAGAACTGAAGATAACGCCAAAGCATTTTGTTGAACTATTTGAGCTCATGGATAGTGGAAAGATATCGATAAAGGTCGCAAAAGAAATTTTCCCCGAGATGTTCAGAACGGGAAAGATGCCTTCACAACTTGTTGAAGAAAAAGGTTTAATCCAGATAAACGACGCTGCTTTGATTGAAGAGATAGCGAAAAAGGTACTGATGGAAAATCAAAAAGCTGTCGAACAATACAAGGCAGGCAAAAAAGGTGTCATGGGCTTTTTCGTTGGTCAAATAATGAAGGAAACCAAAGGAAGAGCAAATCCAAATTTGGTGAATGAAATTTTGAAAAAACTTTTGGAGGGATGA
- the gatA gene encoding Asp-tRNA(Asn)/Glu-tRNA(Gln) amidotransferase subunit GatA, producing the protein MFEKLTIEDCLSLDRKELVKMSIERIKKIDKFVKSFITVVEDPKFVEGPYSGIPIAIKDNITTEGIRTTCASKILENYIPCYDATAVKKLKQYGFAIVGKTNLDEFAMGSSTERSAFFITRNPWNLKCVPGGSSGGSAAAVASGEVVASLGSDTGGSVRQPASFCGVVGFKPSYGLVSRYGLVAFASSLDQIGPITKTVRDAALLMDIISGKDPIDSTTVSKKVDFLSHLEEGIQGMRFAVPEEVYNYEGLDNEVAQRFEEAIKLAEKLGAKVAKVKIPTMKYVVATYYIIAPAEASSNLARYDGVKYGLRIEERGLKDTYMSTRNQGFGEEVRRRIMLGTFTLSAAYYEAYFNKAQKVRKLIANDFETVFKDFDAVLTPTSPVPAFEIGSVKDPLTYYLMDIFTIPANLIGGPAISIPFGFAKSLPVGLQIMGKRFDDGKVLQIARAFEKNSPYNENGRFPMPVVKCDEV; encoded by the coding sequence GTGTTCGAAAAACTCACGATAGAAGACTGTTTATCTCTTGATCGGAAAGAACTTGTGAAAATGTCCATTGAAAGGATCAAGAAGATTGATAAATTCGTGAAAAGTTTTATAACGGTGGTTGAAGATCCAAAATTTGTCGAAGGTCCTTACAGCGGTATACCAATAGCGATCAAAGACAACATAACAACCGAAGGCATTAGGACAACATGTGCTTCTAAAATTTTGGAAAATTACATACCTTGCTACGACGCAACTGCTGTGAAAAAGCTAAAGCAATACGGGTTTGCAATAGTTGGTAAAACCAATCTTGACGAATTTGCAATGGGTTCAAGTACCGAAAGATCTGCTTTCTTCATCACAAGAAATCCATGGAATTTAAAATGTGTTCCGGGTGGAAGCAGCGGTGGTTCAGCTGCTGCCGTTGCAAGTGGGGAAGTCGTTGCTTCGCTTGGCAGCGATACTGGTGGATCTGTGAGACAACCTGCAAGTTTCTGTGGAGTTGTTGGATTTAAACCAAGTTATGGTTTGGTCTCAAGGTACGGTCTAGTGGCTTTTGCTTCATCGCTTGATCAAATTGGACCAATAACCAAAACTGTTCGAGATGCAGCGTTATTGATGGACATTATCTCTGGCAAAGATCCCATAGATTCAACGACTGTATCGAAAAAGGTTGATTTTCTAAGCCATTTAGAAGAAGGAATACAAGGTATGAGATTTGCCGTACCGGAAGAGGTTTACAATTACGAAGGCTTGGACAACGAGGTTGCACAAAGATTTGAGGAAGCAATCAAACTTGCCGAAAAACTTGGAGCAAAAGTCGCCAAGGTTAAGATACCAACGATGAAATACGTCGTGGCAACGTATTACATCATAGCACCAGCGGAGGCAAGCTCAAACTTAGCCAGGTACGATGGCGTCAAATACGGTTTGAGAATCGAAGAAAGAGGTTTAAAGGATACATACATGTCAACCAGAAACCAAGGTTTTGGAGAAGAAGTTCGAAGGCGTATAATGCTCGGGACCTTTACCTTGAGTGCAGCCTATTACGAGGCATATTTCAACAAAGCTCAAAAGGTGAGAAAACTCATAGCCAACGATTTTGAAACTGTTTTCAAAGACTTCGATGCTGTTCTCACGCCAACTTCACCTGTGCCCGCCTTTGAAATTGGTTCGGTGAAAGATCCTTTGACGTATTATCTTATGGATATTTTCACGATCCCAGCCAATTTGATAGGAGGTCCTGCGATAAGTATTCCATTTGGCTTTGCAAAATCTCTTCCAGTTGGTTTGCAGATTATGGGTAAAAGATTTGACGATGGAAAAGTTTTACAGATAGCAAGGGCTTTCGAGAAAAATTCTCCTTACAACGAAAATGGAAGATTTCCAATGCCGGTGGTGAAGTGCGATGAGGTTTAA
- a CDS encoding rhomboid family intramembrane serine protease, with translation MFPLYDTIPSRKKPYVVYFLIIINVVIFLYQQSLSRVSLLAFLYNYGLIPARFTNPRWEQLWQIRTGIELVTSKFFTFLSHMFLHGGWSHLIGNMWFLAVFGDNVEDALGHVRFALFYLAGGIFAALTHFAFNLTSTVPIVGASGAISAVMGAYYVLFPYSRIISFVPLFFLPFLVAIPAAFYLFVWFLMQVINGLFDNILRSGVAYWAHAGGFVFGILIGLWKRRSYYRW, from the coding sequence TTGTTTCCGCTTTATGATACCATACCAAGCAGAAAAAAACCATACGTTGTTTATTTCTTAATCATAATCAATGTTGTTATTTTCCTTTACCAACAATCGTTATCAAGGGTTTCACTTCTTGCCTTTCTGTACAATTACGGACTGATACCGGCAAGGTTCACAAATCCAAGGTGGGAACAACTGTGGCAAATAAGAACTGGTATTGAGCTTGTAACTTCAAAGTTCTTCACCTTCCTTTCCCACATGTTTTTGCATGGTGGATGGTCACACCTAATTGGAAATATGTGGTTCCTTGCCGTATTTGGTGATAACGTTGAAGACGCACTTGGACATGTTAGATTCGCATTGTTTTACTTAGCCGGCGGTATCTTCGCTGCCTTGACCCACTTTGCTTTCAACTTAACTTCAACAGTTCCAATAGTTGGTGCTTCCGGCGCCATTTCGGCAGTCATGGGTGCTTACTACGTTTTGTTTCCATACTCTAGGATAATCTCGTTTGTTCCGCTTTTCTTTCTTCCGTTTTTGGTTGCCATTCCAGCGGCCTTTTACCTTTTTGTCTGGTTTTTGATGCAGGTTATCAACGGACTTTTCGACAACATTTTGCGCTCTGGAGTAGCGTATTGGGCTCATGCAGGAGGATTTGTTTTTGGAATCCTAATAGGTTTGTGGAAACGCAGAAGTTACTACAGATGGTGA
- the mnmA gene encoding tRNA 2-thiouridine(34) synthase MnmA, with translation MLKIGVMLSGGVDSAVALATLKEEGHRIVAYHMKTMPDEFFVNREIKHKVCCSPSDTLDAKIIANQFGVPLKIVNLHEVFHEKIITYFLNEYKSGRTPNPCFMCNQKIKFGYLMDLMLADGMDMVASGHYARIIDGKLYKAIDKERDQSYFLASVERHRLEKIIFPNGDKTKEQVREIAKKYSIHVHSKKDSQDLCFIPDGDHERFFIEHGVQVKPGPIFDKYGRKIGEHKGLIHYTIGQRKLGISVGERLYVKRLCAERNAVIVGTLEDVKSDKFIVKDLNLLIDCPKRFKATVKIRRNFNEESCEVEITNNVAVVKTEKPLFAVTPGQAAVFYDGDLVIGGGIIDSVL, from the coding sequence ATGTTGAAAATAGGAGTTATGCTCAGCGGCGGTGTTGACAGTGCAGTAGCACTTGCAACGTTGAAGGAAGAAGGGCATCGAATTGTGGCTTATCACATGAAAACAATGCCCGATGAGTTTTTTGTAAACCGAGAAATAAAACACAAAGTTTGCTGCTCTCCATCGGACACTTTGGATGCAAAAATAATAGCGAATCAGTTCGGTGTTCCATTGAAGATAGTAAACCTTCATGAAGTATTTCATGAGAAGATAATAACCTATTTCCTCAACGAGTACAAAAGTGGAAGAACTCCAAATCCATGCTTTATGTGCAACCAAAAGATAAAGTTTGGTTATTTGATGGATCTGATGCTAGCCGACGGAATGGATATGGTTGCAAGCGGACATTATGCAAGAATAATAGATGGAAAACTTTACAAAGCAATCGATAAAGAAAGGGATCAATCGTATTTCCTTGCATCCGTGGAAAGGCATAGACTTGAAAAAATAATCTTTCCCAACGGGGATAAAACAAAAGAACAGGTTAGAGAAATAGCCAAAAAGTACTCGATACATGTTCACAGCAAAAAGGATTCTCAAGATCTTTGTTTCATTCCTGATGGCGATCACGAAAGGTTTTTCATCGAACATGGTGTTCAAGTAAAGCCTGGACCAATTTTCGATAAATACGGAAGAAAGATTGGTGAACACAAAGGTTTGATTCACTACACAATTGGTCAAAGAAAACTTGGTATATCGGTTGGCGAAAGACTTTACGTGAAAAGATTGTGTGCTGAAAGAAATGCGGTGATAGTTGGTACACTTGAGGATGTAAAGTCTGATAAATTCATCGTGAAAGATTTAAACCTTTTGATTGATTGTCCAAAAAGGTTCAAAGCGACTGTGAAAATAAGAAGGAATTTCAACGAAGAATCCTGCGAAGTTGAGATAACCAACAACGTTGCCGTTGTAAAAACCGAAAAACCTTTGTTTGCGGTTACACCTGGACAAGCTGCCGTTTTCTACGATGGAGATCTTGTCATCGGTGGTGGAATAATCGACAGCGTTTTGTGA
- a CDS encoding sulfurtransferase TusA family protein, which translates to MAKYQVTKTLDVRGEVCPVPDVETKRALKDMKPGEILEVWIDYPMSKERIPETVKKLGHEVLEIEEVGPSEWKIYIKVK; encoded by the coding sequence ATGGCAAAGTATCAAGTTACAAAAACTTTGGATGTAAGAGGCGAAGTTTGCCCAGTTCCCGATGTTGAAACAAAAAGAGCTTTGAAAGACATGAAGCCCGGTGAGATTTTGGAAGTATGGATTGACTATCCAATGTCAAAAGAAAGAATACCTGAGACAGTGAAAAAACTTGGGCATGAGGTACTTGAAATCGAAGAAGTTGGTCCAAGTGAATGGAAGATCTACATCAAAGTTAAGTGA
- a CDS encoding YeeE/YedE family protein, whose protein sequence is MVWTGFVIGIIFGIILQRGRICFNSAFRDVLLFKDNYLMRLAALTLGLQSITFLIFAQTGLIKLNPMPLNWIANIVGGYIFGLGMVLGGGCASGVTYRVGEGMTTAWLAALMFGLTARATEAGLFSGWTKWLRNYNITVQNTSPLYAPKTGPTISSMLGINPWIVSIIFLALMLWYAFGTKNKSERPSKLNWIAAAVLIAILAPIAWWASAKAGRNYGLGITGGWTNIISVYTANAKLNWIGAEVLGIIIGAAISAIIGKEFKLRMPKDPKTYVQVLVGGFLMGFGAATAGGCNIGHFLTGVPLLAISSIVSSIFFILGNWTMAWLLYGREKQ, encoded by the coding sequence ATGGTCTGGACGGGATTTGTGATCGGAATCATCTTTGGGATAATCCTTCAAAGAGGTAGAATCTGCTTCAATTCGGCTTTCAGAGATGTATTGCTTTTCAAGGATAATTATTTGATGAGACTTGCTGCTTTGACTTTGGGACTTCAATCGATAACCTTCTTGATATTCGCTCAGACTGGTTTGATAAAGCTTAATCCAATGCCTTTGAACTGGATAGCCAACATCGTAGGTGGTTACATCTTTGGATTGGGAATGGTACTTGGAGGAGGCTGTGCATCGGGTGTAACATATCGCGTCGGTGAAGGTATGACCACCGCTTGGCTTGCGGCCTTGATGTTTGGTTTAACTGCACGCGCTACCGAAGCTGGTTTGTTCTCTGGCTGGACAAAGTGGCTTAGAAATTACAACATAACCGTTCAAAATACATCCCCGCTTTATGCTCCAAAGACTGGTCCTACCATTTCGAGCATGCTTGGTATTAACCCATGGATAGTGTCGATAATCTTTCTTGCGTTGATGCTTTGGTATGCTTTTGGCACAAAGAACAAATCTGAAAGGCCTTCCAAACTCAACTGGATAGCAGCAGCAGTTTTGATAGCAATACTTGCACCAATCGCTTGGTGGGCAAGCGCAAAAGCTGGTAGAAACTATGGTCTTGGTATCACCGGAGGATGGACAAACATCATTTCCGTCTACACGGCGAATGCAAAGTTAAACTGGATCGGAGCAGAGGTGCTTGGAATAATCATCGGTGCAGCCATATCTGCAATCATCGGCAAAGAGTTCAAACTGAGGATGCCGAAAGATCCCAAGACTTACGTTCAGGTTCTTGTCGGAGGATTCTTGATGGGCTTTGGTGCAGCGACAGCCGGTGGATGCAATATAGGACATTTCTTGACTGGTGTTCCACTTTTGGCAATTTCTTCAATAGTCTCGTCGATCTTCTTCATCCTTGGCAACTGGACGATGGCATGGCTTTTGTACGGTAGAGAAAAACAGTGA
- a CDS encoding DsrE/DsrF/TusD sulfur relay family protein: protein MKIAIQVMVQPYTYQDLDTAIKIAEAAIAKGHEVTLFLFADSVICVNKNIKPLRIDRNIPQKLKQLIETGKFEVHICGICMDYRGITTDMIIEGSKPSGLPELANLLANCDRFVNLMA, encoded by the coding sequence ATGAAGATTGCAATACAGGTCATGGTACAGCCTTACACGTACCAAGATCTTGATACAGCGATAAAAATCGCCGAAGCAGCTATCGCAAAAGGTCATGAGGTAACTTTGTTCTTGTTTGCTGACTCAGTCATTTGTGTCAACAAAAACATTAAACCATTGAGGATCGACAGGAACATTCCGCAAAAACTGAAGCAATTAATTGAAACTGGCAAATTTGAGGTTCACATCTGTGGCATTTGTATGGATTACAGGGGAATCACCACGGACATGATAATAGAAGGATCAAAACCAAGCGGTCTTCCAGAGCTTGCAAACCTTTTGGCTAACTGTGATCGTTTCGTGAATTTGATGGCTTGA
- the tusB gene encoding sulfurtransferase complex subunit TusB has protein sequence MALILVKYGTDHPAERLKIKVAKPDDKIVLIQNGVYWALEKIETPAKVYAIKDDFVSRGYSESDSTVSLISYSEFIDLLESEEKFIG, from the coding sequence ATGGCATTGATACTTGTCAAGTATGGAACAGATCATCCTGCTGAAAGGCTCAAAATAAAGGTAGCAAAACCAGACGACAAAATCGTTCTTATTCAAAATGGAGTTTACTGGGCACTTGAAAAGATAGAAACACCTGCTAAAGTCTATGCCATAAAGGACGACTTTGTATCAAGAGGATATTCTGAATCAGACTCAACCGTATCTTTGATAAGTTATAGCGAATTCATAGACTTGTTGGAATCCGAGGAAAAGTTCATTGGTTGA
- a CDS encoding sulfurtransferase TusA family protein, producing the protein MLLRDNCLTVFEVASKLKIDFSTAYRYLNQMVKAGILTVVKSPEGDRYDFSSVHIFRILEEIAEFVLEKAGKKSSNFKTFQVFSSHQIPTEKFLDLCGQLCPVPEIMTKRELEKLRPGETLVVACDYPLSKERIISFSVRNGYEVSVDQIGPVAKIYIRKP; encoded by the coding sequence ATGTTGCTAAGGGATAATTGTCTTACAGTTTTTGAGGTGGCAAGCAAATTGAAAATAGACTTTTCCACAGCTTACAGATACCTTAATCAAATGGTCAAGGCCGGCATATTAACCGTTGTGAAATCGCCGGAAGGGGATAGGTATGATTTCTCATCTGTCCACATTTTTAGGATACTTGAGGAAATAGCCGAATTCGTGCTTGAAAAAGCTGGAAAAAAATCTTCAAATTTCAAGACTTTTCAAGTATTTTCCTCTCATCAAATTCCCACCGAAAAGTTTTTGGATTTATGTGGTCAACTTTGCCCAGTACCTGAGATAATGACCAAAAGAGAGCTTGAAAAACTTCGCCCTGGTGAAACACTCGTTGTAGCATGCGACTATCCACTATCGAAAGAAAGAATAATCAGCTTCTCAGTTAGAAACGGATACGAAGTGAGCGTTGATCAAATTGGTCCTGTAGCGAAAATATACATTCGAAAACCTTAA
- a CDS encoding DUF4914 family protein, producing the protein MKGKEFLKKLTLPSEVREVVDLAPEVVVADSRQELLDLALGGGKDFFEVGYEVPGKGYVVEATVVKSKNGLGVNYTEPYMRRRDPDALVVGDDKPTDKPTFKKLFGFDFQKLRNETFEWLKNQPLLLLPFMAGGHQYGYPALLIGPKNAGFFAGGLADLQFFLPADDVPNGFEPKLLMFLAPVFRHIYFKGKQVVVHNRLDSHYEIFSYNLYPGPSAKKGVYGFLLHMGEVEGWTTAHASAVKVVTPYDTEIVIMHEGASGSGKSEILEEIHRQPDGKVLVAENIKTGEKFFLEMKETCSLYPVADDMFLCHPRLQTKKKLVGMDAENGWFIRLDHIKGYGTEPNLERITISPPEPLIFLNLQATPKTTILIWEHIEDEPGKPCPNPRVILPKKCFKNAIKEPVEVDVRSFGIRTPPCTKEKPTYGIVGFVQILPPALAWLWRLVAPRGHANPSIVDTVGMQSEGVGSFWPFASGRKVMLANILLKQILESPETKYILLPNQYIGAYKVGFMPEWITREYLARRGGVKFKPERLEPAKCPLLGFSLKEMIVAGESIPKGLLQPHLQPEVGEEAYMKGAEILQNFFSRELRQYLQDDLHPLGREIIECCLNRGKLEDYLSLIPMEL; encoded by the coding sequence ATGAAAGGAAAGGAATTTCTGAAAAAACTTACTCTCCCATCTGAAGTACGAGAAGTGGTTGACTTAGCACCAGAAGTTGTTGTAGCAGATTCAAGGCAAGAATTGCTCGATTTAGCCCTTGGTGGAGGAAAAGATTTTTTTGAGGTTGGATACGAGGTACCTGGAAAGGGATATGTAGTTGAAGCAACTGTAGTGAAGAGTAAAAACGGGCTAGGGGTGAATTACACCGAACCGTACATGAGGCGTAGGGATCCAGATGCGTTGGTTGTGGGGGATGACAAACCTACGGACAAGCCTACGTTCAAAAAGTTGTTTGGTTTTGACTTTCAAAAGCTTAGAAATGAAACTTTTGAATGGTTGAAAAACCAACCGTTGCTGTTGTTACCCTTTATGGCTGGTGGGCACCAATATGGTTATCCTGCACTTTTGATAGGTCCAAAGAATGCAGGCTTTTTTGCCGGCGGATTAGCTGATTTGCAATTTTTCCTTCCCGCTGATGATGTACCAAACGGCTTTGAGCCAAAACTTTTAATGTTCTTAGCACCCGTTTTCAGACACATTTATTTCAAAGGAAAACAAGTAGTTGTTCATAATCGTTTGGACAGTCATTACGAAATCTTTTCATACAACCTTTATCCAGGTCCAAGCGCCAAAAAAGGAGTTTACGGTTTTCTGCTTCACATGGGAGAAGTAGAAGGATGGACTACGGCTCACGCTTCTGCTGTGAAGGTTGTTACCCCGTACGACACAGAGATAGTGATAATGCACGAAGGAGCCAGCGGCAGTGGTAAAAGCGAAATACTTGAGGAAATCCACAGGCAACCTGATGGAAAAGTGCTGGTTGCGGAGAACATAAAAACGGGCGAGAAATTTTTCCTGGAGATGAAGGAAACTTGCTCTTTGTACCCGGTGGCCGACGATATGTTTCTCTGTCATCCAAGGCTTCAGACCAAGAAAAAGTTAGTTGGAATGGACGCTGAAAACGGCTGGTTCATAAGGTTGGACCACATAAAAGGCTATGGAACAGAACCAAATCTTGAGAGGATAACGATATCACCACCAGAACCTTTGATATTTTTAAACCTTCAAGCAACACCTAAAACTACAATCCTTATTTGGGAACATATCGAAGATGAACCTGGTAAACCTTGTCCCAATCCGAGGGTTATCTTGCCAAAGAAGTGCTTTAAAAACGCCATCAAAGAGCCGGTTGAAGTTGATGTTAGAAGTTTTGGTATCAGAACACCTCCTTGTACAAAGGAAAAACCAACTTACGGTATAGTTGGATTTGTTCAAATCCTTCCGCCGGCGTTGGCTTGGCTTTGGCGTCTAGTCGCACCAAGAGGGCATGCCAACCCAAGCATCGTGGACACCGTGGGAATGCAAAGCGAAGGGGTCGGTTCGTTCTGGCCTTTTGCTTCTGGAAGGAAAGTCATGCTCGCAAATATTCTTTTGAAACAGATCTTGGAAAGTCCGGAAACCAAGTATATTTTGTTGCCAAATCAATACATAGGCGCTTACAAGGTAGGCTTTATGCCAGAGTGGATAACGAGAGAATATCTTGCAAGAAGAGGCGGTGTGAAATTCAAGCCCGAGCGACTTGAGCCAGCCAAATGTCCTTTATTAGGTTTTTCGCTGAAGGAAATGATTGTTGCTGGCGAAAGCATACCAAAAGGTTTGTTGCAGCCTCATTTGCAACCTGAAGTTGGAGAAGAAGCATACATGAAAGGCGCAGAAATTTTACAAAACTTCTTCAGCAGAGAGCTTAGACAGTATTTGCAAGACGATCTTCACCCACTTGGTAGGGAAATAATCGAATGTTGCTTGAATCGCGGAAAACTCGAAGATTATCTTAGTTTGATACCGATGGAACTTTGA